Proteins encoded in a region of the Poecilia reticulata strain Guanapo linkage group LG14, Guppy_female_1.0+MT, whole genome shotgun sequence genome:
- the LOC103475708 gene encoding N-acetyllactosaminide beta-1,3-N-acetylglucosaminyltransferase 3-like, whose protein sequence is MLRFGKRLFQREVCAVTFVMVGALLLVTLFCYSDDFSTSDHKLQIDVKNYDCHMLSSVRESPKIDPSPICERNISVEQIQNFSSLPTNIKDLLYYRHCRHFPMLLDVPNKCGGANASSDVFLLLVIKSSAVNYDRREVLRKTWAKERLSSGVWIRRIFISGTMGTRYEKKRLNQLLKLEQSKYNDIIQWDFKDTFYNLTLKQMLFLEWMERNCPRAHFLFNGDDDVFANTDNMVMYLQNFERKGGRKHLFAGHLIYNVGPIRSPQSKYYVPEQLYESKLYPAYCGGGGFLLSGYTASVIYTNSHSIPILPIDDVYMGMCLARAGFKPEHHLGVRTAGLHVPGRNIDELDPCFFKEMLLVHRMLSGEMYTLWHRIHDPNLRCAPLNSRL, encoded by the exons ATGCTCAG GTTTGGTAAAAGACTATTTCAGAGGGAAGTCTGTGCAGTAACCTTTGTGATGGTGGGAGCTCTTCTACTGGTCACTTTGTTTTGCTATTCTGATGATTTCTCCACCTCGGACCACAAACTTCAAATTGATGTCAAAAACTATGACTGTCACATGCTGTCCTCAGTCAGAGAATCCCCAAAAATTGATCCCTCACCAATATGTGAAAGAAATATATCTGTTGAACAGATCCAGAACTTCAGCTCTCTTCCTACTAACATTAAAGACCTCCTCTACTACCGTCACTGCCGACACTTTCCTATGCTACTTGACGTCCCCAACAAGTGTGGTGGAGCCAATGCATCATCTGACGTSTTCCTTCTACTGGTCATCAAAAGTTCTGCCGTGAACTATGACCGCAGAGAAGTGCTGCGCAAGACCTGGGCCAAGGAGAGACTGTCTAGCGGCGTGTGGATCCGAAGGATCTTCATTTCAGGAACGATGGGCACGCGTTATGAGAAGAAAAGACTAAACCAACTCCTCAAGCTGGAGCAAAGCAAGTACAACGACATAATCCAGTGGGATTTCAAGGACACGTTTTACAACCTCACGCTGAAGCAAATGCTCTTTTTGGAGTGGATGGAGAGAAACTGCCCACGGGCCCACTTCCTGTTCAATGGTGATGACGATGTCTTTGCCAACACGGACAACATGGTTATGTATCTCCAAAACTTTGAACGCAAAGGTGGAAGGAAGCACCTGTTTGCAGGTCATCTGATCTACAACGTGGGACCCATCCGTTCGCCACAGAGTAAATACTACGTTCCAGAGCAGCTCTATGAGTCCAAGTTATACCCTGCTTACTGTGGTGGTGGGGGCTTCCTCTTGTCTGGCTACACGGCTTCGGTCATTTACACCAACTCGCACTCCATCCCCATTCTTCCGATTGACGATGTTTACATGGGGATGTGTCTGGCTCGGGCAGGGTTTAAACCGGAGCATCACCTTGGAGTGAGAACAGCTGGACTGCATGTTCCTGGCAGGAATATTGATGAACTTGATCcttgtttctttaaagaaatgctTCTTGTGCACAGAATGCTGTCAGGCGAGATGTATACTCTGTGGCACAGAATTCATGACCCAAACCTTAGGTGTGCCCCTCTCAATTCCAGATTGTAA